CGCAGTTAATGCAAAGCCGCCGCGTGGTCGAAGGCGCTATCGAATCTCTCGGACTTCAGAATGTGGCGGAACCGACAAATATTTTAGATCGTTTTTTACATCGTGAAGGGCGCGCAGACATTCGTTATTTGCAATTCCCCGATACTTCGGTCATGCCAGTAGATCGTCGTTCTGAGCCGTGGACTTTAGTCGCAGACGATAGCATCCATTTTTCGCTTTACGATGATTTGGGTGAAAAAGTTTTGTCTTGCGTTCCGAATGAACTTTGCGCTGTGCCGTATCAAGGCGATTCGGTTAAAATCCAAGTTTCTCTTCTCAAAGTCCGCGCGGGTCAAAAATTTGAAGTCTCGCAGCGGCTCATGGTTTATGCGGTAAAAGATCTCGTCGGAAAACTTGCGCTTGCAGAACAAGGCAAGAAAACGGGCATCGTTCAAGTCGTTTATCAAGATATTTACCGCGACCGCGCCACTCTCATTTTGGATTCTCTTCTTTCGGCGTATTTGCAGGTCAACGCAGAATTTGGTTCGTCGGATATGAAGAGCACTCTCGAACTTTTGGAATCGCAACTGCCCGAAGCGAAACGCGTAATGGATAGTCTTTCGACCGCGCTCAACGATTACCGCGAAAAGAAAGGCTCCGTGGACATTGTGAGCGAAACAAAAATTTCTTTGGAAAATCGTCTGCGGTTGCAGCAAAAAATTATTGAATTGCAACAAAGTCGCGAAGAAAAAGCGCGCCTTTTCGATGCTTCGCATCCGTTCATCGTGACGACAGATAAGCAAATCGCTGCGTTGAAAAAAGAACTTGCAAAAGGCGATTATCAAACGAAGCAACTTCCCGAAGCGCAGCAGAAAATTCTCACGATGACTTCCGAAGTGCAATTTGCGCAAAATATTTATGCAGATCTTTTAAAACGCGTAGAACAAATGCGGCTTTTGGTCGCGGGCTCGTCGGAATCCGCAAAAATTATCGACCCGCCGATTATTACTCCGAGAGAAGTGAAACCAAAAAAGAAAATGCTTTTCTCGGGCGCAATCGCTGCGGGCGCATTCTTCGCCATTTGCCTCATCTCGTTACGGAAAAAACTCAAAGGCGTCGTGGATCCGTTTGAAGTTTCGCGCGCAACCGGCTCAAGCGTTTACTCGTGCATTTTAAAAGGCGAAAAGAATGCCCAAGTCGGGCTTGAAACTTTGCAACTTTCGTTAGAATTAGAATCGACGGGGAAAAGTCGCGTCCTTTGTTTCTCGGGGCTTTTAACGCATGTGGGCTGTTCTTTTGTCGCATCGCACATCGCAAAACTTTTCGCAGAAACCGGAAAAAAAGTTTTGTTAATCGATGCGGATTTGCAGCACGGAGAACTTGCGAAAGAATTTAATCTGAACACGAATCTCGGGCTCATCGATGTGCTCGCGGGCAAAGCTTCGATTCAAGAATCGGTTTGTCATTCGACGACTTCGGGCTTAGATGTGCTTCCTTCGGGCAGACATTTAATGTGTTCCGAAGGCGTTTTTAGCGCAGAAAAATTTACGAATTTCATTCAGCTGACGCGGGATTTTTACGACTACATTATCATCGATACATTGCCGCTTCAAAAGGCGATGGACGCATCGATTATCAGTCGCGTGTCCGATGAAATTGTCGTGATTTTGGAATCGGGCCGTCACATGCTCGATAGCATTCAAGACGGATTTGCGTTACTTCCCCAAGGCGCTTATCCGGCAAAAGTTGTCGCATTTAACAAGTGTGAAATCATAAAACAAAAAAGAGGGTAATGAAGATGATCAATTTGATTCTTTGTGGTGGATGTGGAACGCGTCTTTGGCCGGTCAGCCGGACTTTAATGCCCAAGCAATTTGCCAAACTTTTTAACGGCAGTTCTCTTTTTCAAGGAACGGTCGTCACCAATTCTGTCGCTTGCGAATCGCAATATGTAATCAGCAACGCAGAACAATACTTCTTAGCAAAAGACCAACTTTCGGAACTTTCGGAAAGCGGGCACAACCCGCACTTTATGCTCGAACCGGTGGGACGCAATACGGCGCCGGCAATCGCACTCGCATGTCTCACTTTGGATCCGAATACCGTTGTTCTCGTTTCTCCGTCGGATCACGTCATCCGCAAAAAAGATGCCTACTTAAAAGTTTTGGAAAAAGCGAAGAAACTCGCCGAAAGCGGTTACCTCGTCACCTTTGGCATTACGCCGACAAGTCCGGAAACCGGTTATGGTTACATTGAAGCGGACGGTGAAAATGTCAAACGCTTCGTCGAAAAACCGAATTTGGAAAAAGCAAAAGAATACCTCGCCAGCGGGAATTTCTACTGGAATAGTGGCATTTTCTGCTTCAAAGTTTCCACGTTCCTCACCGAACTTGAAAAATATGCCCCCGATATGTTCGTCGCATGCAAATCGGCGCTCACCAGCGCCAAGCGGGAAAATGAACTTCTCCGCGTTCAATACGACGACATGATGGAAATTCCGGCAAATTCCATCGACTATGCGGTCATGGAAAAATCGAATCAAGTGAAAGTCGTCCCGTCGGATATCGGTTGGTCGGATCTCGGGTCTTTCGACGCTTTGTATAACGAATATCCGCACGATGAAGCGGGCAATAATGTGAACCCGAAGCATCTTCCGGTGGGCACCAAAAATTCAATGGTCATCGGGCAGCAGCGTTTAGTCGCTACAATTGATTTGGATAAAATGCTCGTCGTCGATACGCCGGATGCTCTCCTCGTCGCACCGCTTTCGTCGAGTCAAAAGGTAAAGAAAGTTGTCGAATCGCTGAAGTTAAAGCATTCTCCGCTCACCGATGTGCCTCAGACCGTTGCGCGTCCGTGGGGAACGTATTCGGTTTTGGACGACAATGAACGTTACAAGATTAAGCGCATTGTGGTAAGACCGGGCAAACGCCTTTCGCTCCAAAAGCATTTGCACCGTTCGGAACATTGGGTCGTTGTCAGCGGAACGGCGACTTGCACCGTGGGTGATAAAGTTTTTTACGTGCGTCCGAATGAATCCACTTATATTAAAGTGGGCGAAATTCACCGTTTGCAAAATGATGGCAAACTTCCGCTCGTCATCGTCGAAGTTCAAGTCGGCGAATACACCGGCGAAGATGACATTATCCGCATCGAAGACGATTTTAAGCGGAATTAAATCGCAGAAGAATTTTGCGAATAACAAAACATTTTGCCTCGCGCAAAATGTTTTTGCTTTTAAAACGACTTGTAAATTTTAATTTACGAAAGAAAGATGAATTACGCGAAAATGAAGTTCGCCAAAGAAAATCGGGCTGCACCTGAGAAATAATTTCCTGCTGGGGAAAAAAATGTTTAAATTCAAGGGGTATAGTTGTATTTTACAAGAAAGAGGCCTTTCTTATGCAAAAGAAGTTTATCTATGGACTTGCAGCAGCCGCGTTTGCGGGCAGTCTTTTTGTTGCCTGCGGTGACGGCGATGTATCGGGGACGACAAGCGACGACGATACAAGCGCATTCTTGAATGATTCGGCTTATTATGGATCTTTAAAAGATTTAGCGGTAACCGCTTGCAAAGATAGTCCGAAGTGCAATGCAAATGCGAGCGAAATTGTAGAACCGACTTCTTCGAGTGCAGCGGATTCGCCGGTGACAGAACCGAGTTCTCAATCTCAAGCG
The nucleotide sequence above comes from Hallerella porci. Encoded proteins:
- a CDS encoding mannose-1-phosphate guanylyltransferase/mannose-6-phosphate isomerase → MINLILCGGCGTRLWPVSRTLMPKQFAKLFNGSSLFQGTVVTNSVACESQYVISNAEQYFLAKDQLSELSESGHNPHFMLEPVGRNTAPAIALACLTLDPNTVVLVSPSDHVIRKKDAYLKVLEKAKKLAESGYLVTFGITPTSPETGYGYIEADGENVKRFVEKPNLEKAKEYLASGNFYWNSGIFCFKVSTFLTELEKYAPDMFVACKSALTSAKRENELLRVQYDDMMEIPANSIDYAVMEKSNQVKVVPSDIGWSDLGSFDALYNEYPHDEAGNNVNPKHLPVGTKNSMVIGQQRLVATIDLDKMLVVDTPDALLVAPLSSSQKVKKVVESLKLKHSPLTDVPQTVARPWGTYSVLDDNERYKIKRIVVRPGKRLSLQKHLHRSEHWVVVSGTATCTVGDKVFYVRPNESTYIKVGEIHRLQNDGKLPLVIVEVQVGEYTGEDDIIRIEDDFKRN
- a CDS encoding AAA family ATPase, encoding MALDKKTPQKPQNPWNDLFRDVWAHKFFAIAIVALSAIVGAVVCQWIRPVYEANALIQVKTKSGSLSAMLGDVGSFLGIGGSSSETESQLMQSRRVVEGAIESLGLQNVAEPTNILDRFLHREGRADIRYLQFPDTSVMPVDRRSEPWTLVADDSIHFSLYDDLGEKVLSCVPNELCAVPYQGDSVKIQVSLLKVRAGQKFEVSQRLMVYAVKDLVGKLALAEQGKKTGIVQVVYQDIYRDRATLILDSLLSAYLQVNAEFGSSDMKSTLELLESQLPEAKRVMDSLSTALNDYREKKGSVDIVSETKISLENRLRLQQKIIELQQSREEKARLFDASHPFIVTTDKQIAALKKELAKGDYQTKQLPEAQQKILTMTSEVQFAQNIYADLLKRVEQMRLLVAGSSESAKIIDPPIITPREVKPKKKMLFSGAIAAGAFFAICLISLRKKLKGVVDPFEVSRATGSSVYSCILKGEKNAQVGLETLQLSLELESTGKSRVLCFSGLLTHVGCSFVASHIAKLFAETGKKVLLIDADLQHGELAKEFNLNTNLGLIDVLAGKASIQESVCHSTTSGLDVLPSGRHLMCSEGVFSAEKFTNFIQLTRDFYDYIIIDTLPLQKAMDASIISRVSDEIVVILESGRHMLDSIQDGFALLPQGAYPAKVVAFNKCEIIKQKRG